The genomic region AGGGTTTGGGTGAGAAAGCCAAAAACCTCATTCTGTCAGAAAAGGTcacttgtgctgctgcagaggtgcctGCAAATAACCATATAAGTAAGTAACAATGGCCTCACATTAGTGATTGCCTTGGTGATACCCAGCTATGTTTTTTTCAAGATGGAAATCATCTGAGGACATTTTATTTCCAGCAAATTATTtccctcctttctcctttcccaccAATTAACTTCTACCTGCCAGCATGGCTGCTATGCCTTGTGTACCTCAATGTATGAACTGCACTTTGGTGTTTTGCTGCTCGAGTCCCAGTCTCTCCCATTAGACTATATCTCCTGTGATAAACCATCATCTCTCCCACTAATGGAAAGCTCTTTGCAGCCTGTGACTCTCATGTCATTTAGGATACTGGGTGTTGTTTTCAGTACACACTTTTGGGTTCTCCCATTCACTACAGGGTGGTTTGGAAAAATGTACTCCAACTCCAATGGCGGTTTGGAAAAATGTACTCCAACTCCAAGGAACCCCAAAGCCCCCCTATTGTCTTCTCTAGAGAATGAAAAACACTAAGAAAGAGCCAAGTTCCTTTTTGTGTAGTCCAAATAACAACCTTCTCAGGCGAAGCCCTGAGAAATAAAGATACTCAGCCATCTGCATGGAAAAGTTTAGCCTCAGGGGGACCCTGGTATCCCCAAGACTTTACCTGGTAAATGGCTTCATCACAAGCATTCTGCAGGCCCAGGTTCACCATGGTGTTCTGCAGAGTGCGGCCCATGTAGAACTCCAGGGACAGGTAGTAAATGCGCTGGGGAGGCAAAGCGAAACACttacacacagcacagcactttGCTTTCACTGAAGCTGCTTCAAATCAAGAGCAGACCCAAGCATTTTCCAGAGCAGGGATGTCTTCCCAGACTGGCTTCTGGCGCCTGCTCCTGAACACCACGCACCAGAGTTGTTTGTCAGAAGAATTTCATGCGGGATGCCGGCCAAGCCTCCACCACGCATCTCCCTGCCAACAGCCTTCTATAGAAAAATCTCGCTGCCTGTTAAGTGTTTCCCTAATTAACTCAGGGCAACTATTATCTAGGATGCTGAATGATATATTTATACACTGTCAGGCTCAGCTGAGGTGATGTTTACGCTGGGCTTTTAAAGTTTTACTAGGCTGAGCTGATCCAGTCTTCCAAAAGCCAGAGTAAGCCCCCTGCCCCTGCAGGCTGGCTGGGCTGAGGGCCAGCACCTTCCTGTGAGTAATTTTCCAGCACTCCCATCTCATGGGTCCTCCTGCTCACCCCACACTGAGTTTCACTCCCGTTTCACCCTGTTGAACAAGTAAATTGTCCCATAGGTGGCAGGGTTCCTGGCACAACTGTGCAGTGACCTTCCAAGTTTGAGAGGAGCCGTGTCTGTGCTGCAAATGCTAACGAAAGCCTCTTTGTGGGATGAGAAGCAGGCTGTGCAAACTTTTGCCCTCACTCAGATTCATCCCTATGGATATTTCTATAAATAAACCAGAATTCTTAATGGAGCAATTACCTGACTTCAAACTGCGCTTTCCTTTGAATCTCTTCCCACCGTAGTGTGGATCTTTCCCTGCTAAGCAGCAGCATTCCCCACTCTGCCACCTCTGCTGGGAGTCTGAAAGGGTCAGTCTGTTCCCTGGGGCTCATCAGAAAGACGGTAATCATTGCACAGAAATGATCTGCTCCTTTCAGTCTCCCACAGGGGCACATTTCTAATGAAAATCTAAGTGTAGAGGACAGTAAGCAAACTCACTCCAGGCTCCTCTGAGCCTTTATGGGATCTGTGCAACTCCTTCTGTTGGTGCTGCAATACAGATCAGGGCACATTTGTGTGAgttgggaaaaaagggagagtcCCATGCACCAGTGTAACTCTCAGTGCACATGGAGCCATTCTGTCGTGAAAGTGCACTTTGTTTCTTGTGTCAAGGCAATATTCATCATCTTGGGAAAAGAGCTGACTCAGGGAGGTGGCTGCCTGCCTGCACCCTGGGAGGGTACATGTCTTTCTCTGTACACACCTGCTCTCTGTGGCTCTCCAGTCAAGTGCTGGATTAGGTCTTAATTCAAAAGGATTAAGTCTGAATTATGTCTTGCACCCCCCAATACCTCCAGCATCACTGTTCTGACTTGGCAAGTGACGCGGAACCCCTGGGTTTGGTGACCTGGGAGAGCTTATCTGGTTTTCACAAGGCAAGAAACTCCTCTCCAGCCTCAAAGCTGAGCTGCCTGCATGCTCTGCAGGAGTGAAGTCAGGacacagctgtgctgagccatGGAGGTGATGATGCCCACAGGGACACACCGCAGCAGTGTGAGTGCAGGACGTGACCGTGGTGGAGCAtgcagaggagctggcagcagcaaggCCCATGCAAGGACCTGCTCAGAGTGGGACCACAGGGGACATGGCTGTGACAAGGTGCAGGGGGACGCAGTTATGGGGGTGTCTGAGGGGGGacagtgctgcagcagggttCAGTGGAACACGACTGCAGAAGAGTTTGTGGAGACACAGTCACGGCAAACTGCACAAGGGACATGGCTGTGGTGGTGTCTGTGGGGACACAGGCATGGCAAGATGTGCGTGAGGGACACAGATGAGGCAAGGCtcatggggacacagccatgCTGAGGTGTGTACCAGGGACacagccatggggacacagcaacAGCAGGGTGTGTGTGAGGGATACAGGTGTCATGATGCCCGCAGGGAAGAAATCACTGTGGGATGTAAGAAGGGCACGGCCATGGCAAGGCGCCCCACAGGCAGGTGCACGCAAGGGACAAGTCCCAGGGGTCACACCCACAGTGACACCTGGCAGGTAGACACGGAAACACCCTTGGTGAAGGCACAGCCGCCCAGCCCCCGTCCCTCGTCCCGCCGGGGCTCACCTTGGGGTCCCGCTCGTAGTAGTGCTGCTGGGTGCGGATCCAGCGGCCCACCAGGTGGTCGCGCACCGTGTGGGCCAGCGCGAAGTAGTAGTCGCGGGGGGTGGCGACGTTGCGGTCCTTGACGAGGGTGAAGTGGAGGTGGCGATTGAAGCTCTTGCGCACCTCGGCCACATCCCCCAGCCCCGCGATGCCCCGCACGCTGATCTGCTTCCGACGGTCCCCGTCGCTCAGCGGCGCCGCCatcccgccgctgccgccgccgccgccgccccgcccgctCCGCCGCTGCCTCCGCCGCAGCCGGGCTGGGGAagggccggggccgccgcgcCTGCGCCTCCTCCGCCCGCGGCGAGGCGGGGCCGGCAACGCTGCCGGGGCGGGCCGAGGGGCACCGGGAGGGCCACTGGGGACCGCGGGGGCCGAGGGGCTGGGGCGACACCGGAGCGCTTGGATGGCGGAGTGACTTCCATCCCACCCCCGTGCGGGCTCTGGCGGTAAAAGGCTCCTCACCACCACGTTCTGATTTCAAATTGGGGGTTTATTGTCGGCACCGCGAGGTTCAAGTGTCCCCACACAGCAGGTCACTGTGTCATGtactgctgccctgagcccatGAGTCAGGGCTCTCGGGGAAGCTGGGCTCTTCTGCACCCCCAAAAGACCACTTGGGCCTTCTCTATACATTCATTAAATACATCACAAATTCACAGTTAGATTACAAATAACACAGCATATCTCCTCCAGCCCCTGTGATCACTCCCTGCCTGCATACCAGGCACTGTAGGAGTGGAGCACATCGGCTACCCTGCCCTGGCTCATTGCAATCACAATACATCCATGTAGCACAGATGTGTCTGCAGGAAAACTCACCCAAAATACCATGCAAATGCATTaatccccagccctgcatcaACCTTGCCAGGGCACAAAAGTCTGCAATGTCCAGTAAGCCATGCTCAGGGTTTATTTTTGTGGCTGCATCTTGTTGCTCTATCTTCCTCTGATCAGCTCTAGAAGTGTCAAATCCATCATTATCCTTGTACCCAGCTCCCAGGCCTTGCTCATTCAGCAAATCTGATGTTGCCTTCCATCATCCACCTCCCAACAGCCAAGGAATCAACATTAGGCTTTGACCCTACAGGTACACAGGCTCCAACTCATGCCTCCAAGCCTATATCCAGTTCTAGAGTCTTCCTGAGCTTTTCTCCTTTGGCAACTGGAACACAGAGCTGTGACTTCCATGCTGCATTTCAAAGCTGCTGCCTGTCAGCAGCATAATGTGTAAATGCACCATTTTTGCACACACACAAGTTTACCTTCGAACACAGGAgtagtaaaataaaaatcatcacTGAAAACTGCtgacaaacaggaaaaaaacacccTGAAATCAGGACAGTAAAGAGTTCCTTCTGGAGTGACCGTTCAGCAACTTCAGCACACGGTGAGCACATAGTACAGGCATATTCCAAAAAAGGTGTGTTTTTCTCATAGAGATCATAGATGTCCTGCAGAGTCCTGGTTCTCCTTCCAAAAGGATCAAGTTTTACATTAAGCTGATGGCACATGCTGTCAAATCAAGGCTTTTCCTTTACACTCTGCACTTTAAAAAAGAGCTAGCAATGGTGGGGgcttggcaggggctgggaggaaaGTAGTGTAGTTCATGGTGATCTTCCAAAGGACTCTGGAAGCCAAAAGCACACCCTTCAACAGGGTCTCCCATGCTGGGCttccaaaaaaaggaaattccaaaAAACCACCTTCTAGGAGTGCTAGTACTGCAGTCTGTTCAGTGAGTCGATGTAATGGAAAGTGGCTCCCAATGCCCAGCTCGTTTCAACATTGTCAATTTTCCGGGCAagctggacaaaaaaaaaaaaccaaaaacacaagcagaaaagttaaaccacatttttttttGGGAGAATCTGAAGCATGCAAGTGCTGATACAGTGCTGAAGATTATGACACACAGTTACCAGCATTGTGGGGAGAGTGTTGCTGCACCCACCATGTGTTGTATCAAGAAGGTAAATCAAGAACCAAGCTCCTGGCAGGATGACTCCTgccttggcaccctcctgcccaCTCCCCCCAGAAACCCTCTTTGAGCTTCACCTTAAAGCTTTGGCTCTTTGGGAAGCCCAgttcctgcagcaggaaggTGATGTATGTGAGGTCCATGCAGAGAAAAGGGTTGTTTCCAGGGCTGATTTCCATGGTCTTACAAactgagaagaaagaaaacagtgtcTGAATGCACACTGTGGGCTCAGGTCTAACAACAGTCCCACCGTGAAAAATCTCAAATGAATCCACAAAACAGCACTTGTCAGTGATGGAACCTGTTACAAGGGGCTGAAATGACATACACACATTAGGATAAGCACATAAACTTTGTAAGGAAGTCAAGACATTCTGTCTCTCCCCTAACAGCAGTTTCTTGTATCTCTCCAGGAAAAGAGCCTTTCTTCAATCTACTTCAATTCTTTGAATATCTGAGCAACCACAGGTGTGTTATCTTTCTTGAGCACCAGCACTTAACAAATGTTgacaaaaccaaattaaaaaaagcccaacaatataaaagaaaaagataaactCAAAATAAAACCCACTGCAAAAGCAGAAGCGAATATAAAAATAGGTGAGATTTTCAGAAATAAGCAGAAATGTTGGTTAGATGCTATTTAGAGGGACTGAATATTTACTTAAAAGCATCAGGCTTCTTAGCGTGTCTCACATTTGCCACCTGGAATGAATTTACACACAATTACTAGTGTGTGTTTGTATTTTACTCACCATATTTAGCTGCAATTTCAAAGTCACTGACAGTTAagcttcctcctttttctttatctaaaagaaaaaaaccagttttTTACGGTCTTTGTATAAAGGCAATTGTAGACTCAAATCATAAAAGTTGTTTAGAAATTAAACCTTGAGCCACTGAAATCAATGTCAAAATTCAGGCTGGTTTTAAAGTAAAAGAACATTTAAAAGATTCTCAATATAGATTCAAAAGCCTTGGTTTATAAGGAACCTTTAGCCTTGTTTCCTGCAGAAACAGAGCTTACAGACCATCTCACCTGATCCCCATTTCTCCGCTGCCCTGTCCAGTGAACACCTGTGACCAGATCTGACAGGGCAGTGGTGCTCTGCAACACATTCAATCTGAAATTATTTGTAAAAAGAGAGTAGCTGAGATGGAAGGTGTGTTTGTCCAAACTAACTTGAGATCTCATTATCTGCTTTTTACCATTGAGTATGACAGCCTTTTGTACACAAGCACACCACTGGAAAAGAGATGTGATGCATTCTGAATGCATGTGGAAATATCTGAAAATCTTCATTCCATCAAAAGGTCAGTGGAGCAAACACACAGCCCAAATAATTTTTACTGCTTTACTGCTCAAGAAATTTGTTTATCATCATGAAGTTTTTTCTATTTCAGACTGTAGAGCTAATTGGGTAACAACCATTTCTGAAATTCAAGCTGTTTAAAAACTATTATCAGAGGCTGTAGGTCCTATTTCACAGGCCCAGATCTTCTTTCACAGAAGATACTTCTATATTATAGACAATAACATTATCTATATTGTAGATAATAATATCAAGTCAATGCTGCACAGCAGTGTTAACAGACTAATTTCCATGACAGCTTAGCAAAGCATTGTGATGTGTGTAAGTGTTCCCACTGCTTCCATAACTTgccatttaaaatgaaattaactCAGAAGCAGACATACCTATGAGACCAGCCTCTGCTGCACAGTCATAGTAGTAGGAGAAAATGTAAAAGTCCAGGTCCTTCACTTCCCCAGCTCTATGAACTTTCTTGTAGAGCATCTTTGCCACTTTATTAGAACAAGACTCATACAGAGGCTCACctgaaagaagacaaaaaaatcaTATTACAGGCTGAGAGTTAAATATATATAGACTTTATTTAGGATCTGCCAGGAAACAGGCACCTTTTTGCAAAATAGCAAAACTCTTCACAGAGAACTGAAATCTGAATCTTCTTCTAGAGGCAGACACCTACCATCCTCATGTTGGGACTATGTGATAGATCAGAGATGAACAACATCATTTGAAGCAGAAGGGTTTTGAAAGACCTATTCAAGGGCTGCTCAACTCCATCTGCATCATGTCTAGCAGCTTTACTGACTGGACAGACACATCATGGCACAAGACAAAGGAACTGCAGGATCTTTTTGACAGCACATCAAGAGAAGCCAGACAGAGCAGTAAACAGAGTCTGGTGTCTTTGAAAGAGGATGAGTGTGTATTTACTGTGCTAATAGCAGCTAACCTAGATAGCAAGAGTGATAAATCACTATACCTGCCTTCTGTCCTTTAATTTTGTACACTATCTCAGCGTGTTGCCATTCGGATTTGAAGCCAGGTGGTAAACAAGGGCTGATCAATTCCTCTCCTTCTCCTACTGCAGAAGTAAAACAAAGCCACATTAGGTAAAAACATAAAGAGTAAATTCAGATCTTTCATCCCCAGCCCTTCTCCATACTGTCCTGCAGCTTCAGCAAGGTCCCTCCACAGCCCAGTCATGGTTTGGATGTCCCATGCCACCCCCAACCTAGGGCTGGCAAGAATCCAGGTCTCCTGGGAGCTGTCAGTGTCACCTCCTGCATTCATCTCAAATGCACCCAGCCATGGTGACAGCAGCCCACATGCCACTCAGGAACCTCAAGCCCAGTGGGAAGGGGATACACAGCTCCTCCCCCCACCACAGGACTACACACCCTGAGCTCAGAACCAGGATCTGAAGACTGCCCATAACTTACAGGGTTTTCCCTCAACTCCTCCCAAAATGGCAagccttgctgacatcagcccAAGTCCCAGGTAACTGCAAAGGGAGAAAAGCCTCTGTGAGCAACAgacatccttccttcctctgatACTCCACTGACAATCTAGCTGGGACATGCCAGTCTCCTCTTGACAGCCATGGTAATTAAAGTGGCTCAAGTCAGCAGCTCATGCACATGAGTGGAACAGTGTGACAGCCTGTTCTCATATTACCTTATCCAGAAGGATAATTTATCTTTGAAAAAGCTCAGGCAATAGCTGTCAGTTGTAATCTGGTTCTTGGAGAACTGGCAATGGCATTTCTCTAACTCCACCCCTAGTACCTCACTGGGTGCTCCTACCCTCCTCAAAGGCAGCGCAGACACTTGCATATAGAACTGATTTTCTGAGCCCAACCACACCCCACAGCAAACAGGGGTGGGAGGAAGCTGCTAACCCAAAACACTGGGAGCAGAGAAGAcagtgaggaagaagaaataacaGAGACAAAGCATTATGAACTGACTGCAACCCCCATTCTCCatcttcctgtgctgctcagtggTCAGAAGGTATAAAAGTTGGAAGTGAAGCTgagcctgggaaggagggagaggtggAGGGAAAGCATCTTTGATTTTGttcttatttctcattatcTTACTGTTTAattggcaataaattaaatactaaaaaattAGACTAAAGTCAACTCTGTTTCACCCATGACAATAACTGGTGACCTCCCTGGCTATCTTCACCCATGAACTTTTTGTCCTATTTTCTTCCCCTGTCCTGTTAATAGAATGGAAGTGATAGAAGGACTTGGTGGGCACATGGTGGGCAGCCAAGGTTAATCCACCAAAATCACATGGCTCAAGTTTCTCTGCTTCTTCATGGTATTCATTTGCAAGGACCCCACTCCAGAAAAACACCTCAGTCTCCCTGGCTTCACAGAAAGCTTCCATCTGAGCACTGTGCCCTCTTTTCCACAACTAACCTGTATGAATACAGTTTGTAGGTGTGGTTAAACATCTGAAATGAAGTTGTGTGGCCAGATGGTGATGTCTGGAGAGTTGCCTGGAGGGAGAAAAAGATGTCACTGGCAGGTTTCTAGTTGTTTGCCAGCCAGCAGCAAACATCAACAAGGTAATCTTCCAACACATTAGGAAAAAAGTGAAACAATCCTAGCATGATTCAGAGAGAAATGATGAATTTGCAAGGATTTCAATTTGACTGCTGATGCACAAGACAGCCACAAAACCTGGAGCTAAGAGTGTCTTCACATGACAGGGTTCAAACTGGTTATATTTGTGTCCACACCAATATGCTGTATAAAAGAGTTACTTTCATTAAAAAGGAATCCTTACTCCAGCTCTTAACTGCTTTTGTCCAGAGGCTCCAGCAACTGCCTCTTCACATGATCCCTACTACAGGAACTGTGTGCAAACTAATAGGCAGGCCAGGCACGCATTAACTTCCTACTCCAGTGAATTCATCTGTGAACTTGCACAAGCCAGAGGAAAAGCACATCCTTGTGCTTGCCAAGGAACAGAGCAAGGATCAGCCTGTGGTCTGAAGGAATGAAAGGGTAGCCTGTTCCCCAAGTGCATCAGCTCAGTAGGGTGTTTGTGGGGAGCAAAGCTCTGGCCACAGTGCTGCTCGTATCTTAACTCCTTCTCTATCTCCAGAATTTCCACATCCTGGACCCTTCACATCCCTTGTCATTCTGCTGAAACAGTGCAATGTCTTGATTATCCCAACCTGGGACACTCCCTCTGCTTTTGTGCAGCTTTACTATGAGCACTATCTCTGCTCAGGCCAGAGCCTTACAATACCAGAACCACAGAGCTTCAGAGAACAGCTGTAAATATGCCAGGAAGCTAAAATGGCATTCATTTGCAACTGAGTGAACTCAGGACAATCAGAAACAAGGATTGAGAAGGCACCTCACTGTGTTCTTAAACCCCAGTGCAGGCCATATGCTGGACTTGAATTCATTAAGAGCCTTGGTTTTTGTGCTCTTTGTTATAAGCTGTGCAAACTGAAAGTCAAGGATTCAGACATTCAGAACATGGTGTCCTCCACGAGATAAAGCAGCCCTGGCAGACTCACCACAAGCACCACTGACCCATGGAGCTGGATGAAGAGGATGGGCAAAGAGTTGTGAATGCCTCTGGGGCTGACTATAAAAAGGCACATATGACCAAGTCACAAGTGTGGCTTCACGTCACACTGACAAAACTCTTGCTCTGTTTCCAAGGGAAAGAAACCTGAGCAGTTACAGattcctgcagcagcatttcccaacAGTGTGCATGCTCACGTTACCTTGGTACGTGGAAGGAAGGTGATCTGTGTTGATCCACCACCCAAATCCAGCATCCCTACACTTCTCCTCTGTGGGTCATCTAGCCTGCCTGAAATGTGTGACAGAACAGAGAAAGCCATGGTGggcactgggaaaaaaaactggctaggaacaaaaccagaagtACAGTGGTAAGGAAAGAGAACAATCTAACTCCACTCTCAGCTTTCACACAGCACTAAATTACACTGTTTTCTACTGGTCACTGATTTTGGCTTTATCAGACCTGAAAATCTTAAAGTGACAAGAGTCTCTTCCTTCTTCACTGGCTGTTCCTGCCCTAATCACAGCAGCTTTAGTTATTGCTTTCCTAAACACTTTGGATGCAAAGAccttttgcaaactctgctctgGTAACCACTTTGTAACACAGAGGAATGTGGTTGTCTTGGCCACCTCTCCCTGATCCCTTGGCAATATTTTGCAGATTCCTATGGCCAAAGGGATGACAGAGTGAAAAGAGCTGGCCTGAGAGACTCAGCTCTCTTGGAAttcttcctgctgccagccaaGACCTCTGGTCTCATTTAGATCTAGTTCTTTTCAGTTAGATCCTTCAAATGCACCCTTCTGACAAGGACAATTTGTGTCAAGTACCTGAGTATACCTCATGATAGCTGATGTTTGAAGATCCCTGACCTTTCTGGTATTTCCTGGGAGCACAAAAAGCTCCAGAGCACACTGCCCCACATGCTGTGTGCTGAACAGAGCACTTGGATGGCAGAGTGCTTTATGTATTGTCAGAGAGGTCTTCAGCTCAGTTTTCTCTCTACTCTTCAGCTACCCTTTTCTCACTCAGCAGTGTAAACACCCGTGGCATTTCTGTGTTATAAATCTGTAAGGAAGTACCACAGCACTTTCTTTtactctctgcagctgccaagCACATCTAGAATACTCACACAAAAAATTTAGCCCGAGTCACAGCAGGCtctaaaaaggaataaaatgctCTGGTACCCTAGAGGGAACTGAAAGAAAAGCTACATTAAACATCTAGGAAAAAGGATTAAACTCCTCACTCCATCAAGTAAATGGACAAAACCCTAATGACTTAAATAGGCCAAGCCAAAAAACAAACTGCTGACTTATTCTCAGAGCCTTCTTTCTCCCATTCCACCCCAATGAATGAGCAAATTCCACACAGGGGcagaaaagagcagaaatttCACAGCATTGGTCATATCTTTATACACATGCTCATGTACACATACCTGTTAAAAAATTTATTGTGATCCAGGCTGAAATACCTAATAAGGAAAAGATTCAGAAGACACATGCTTAGATCATAACATTTAATTTTATCTAACAGCAGCAACAAGTAAGTCAAGCCATATTAGAAGGTTTCCAGAACTGTCCATGGCTGACAAACTCAAGATTAGGCTATTTGAACAAAGACAATGACCTTCTCTATCAGAGCTTATGTGATATTTGGGAGAGAAACCCCATGCATGAAATGCCTGGAGAACTCTGTATTTCACAGGTCAAAAACCTAGGCAGGAAGTCACAAAGGCTTCAGTCCTTAGCTAAAAGACAAAAAGATGACTGAAACTCACATTGTTCATTTTCTAAGAAAACATCCACTGTTGGCTTTCGTTTGATGTCAGGCACTCCACTTATCTTTATGAATACTAAGAATTTTCATCTTTCAGTGTTCTAATTTTGCCTGTTTTCCTCTAAGCAATTTTGTGAGCTATGCTGTTTTTGCCCTCTTCTTGTTTTAGAAACTGGTCCCCATAAATTAGGTGAACCAGTGACCTTATGTTAAcaaattcaaatatttattcATGTGGTTAAAACTCAAGGCATGCCAGAGAGCATGGTCTACTTCAATCCTTAGCTGAACCCAGGCTATCACTGCTATTactgattttaaaacaaaagaaaaagaatatatttccTTCATTAAGCAGCAAGAACAGAAACTCATAAACAGCTTCAGCTATTTTAAAGCTTGGTTTCTGAGCAGATTAAAACACACTTCAACACTCAGTTACTTAGAATTTTGACATTCTGTCCTCAACATTTTTGGATCAACATGAACTTACTTCAGCatgtattttcttccctatataacattttttttcagattgaaCTCACATTCCCACTTGTTAGATGAGTTATAATTAACATTATGATCATCAAGTACTTCCAGAAAGCTCTGATAAGCATTGTCAAGACCAGAGTGGGGTAACCCAATTGTTGAAGACCATTTCAACAAGCAGATATTCAGAAATTTCTCCAAAAGTGCTGACTGCACAGTGGCTTTCTGATGATCCTACAGGAACTCCTCAACACTAAGAGCTTTCAAGATCAGGACAGAGCTATGGAGTTCAAATTGGAAAACAGTACACAAGATTTCTTTGGCAGGGACTGCCTATGGCTGCATAAAAACTCTGCTTCTGTCAAACCTGCTGCTTATGGGTTCCCACTAGAGCAGGCAGGGACTTGTCACAGTGCAGAGGAATTTCCAGGACTGAAGAAAGAGTCTCCATAAAGTTGCTTACCTTCATCAGTTCCATTCATTATCGACACGCAATTGTCCCTTACAAAGAAGGGCGAGGCCTGAAAAATCTCCTTCACCTGTAGTTCAAATAAAAGCTACATTCAGAGAAATACTTTTTCAAGCTTTTTAAAACCCCAGTTTTACACTAGTACTCCTCTGCTTAGGCCAGATCCTGACTGCTGCTCACCACTTTGTTTGAAGTTCAAGAGTCCAACAAGCAGCAGCCTTTACGTGCTGGCCCTGCAGTTTGGTGCAGAAACAGGGATGGATGTGAGGGGTTTTCAAGCATGAAGACTGCTCAGAAATGCCATTAACAAGGGATGGACATGGGTAGGGAAGGGAACCCCATTTGCTTTGTTGGAATTGGTATCATAGATAAcatgggaaaggcaggag from Agelaius phoeniceus isolate bAgePho1 chromosome 3, bAgePho1.hap1, whole genome shotgun sequence harbors:
- the ENTPD6 gene encoding ectonucleoside triphosphate diphosphohydrolase 6; amino-acid sequence: MEAMKISKRFFAFGILTCIAVYVAYVKWHLGSKPFVGATEGVAESRGDKLTHQAVTTDLSVFYGIMFDAGSTGTRIHIFKFAQQPRETPRLTHETFKALKPGLSAYADDVEKSGQGIKELLEVAKKEVPMELWKFTPLVLKATAGLRLLPGEKAQKLLEKVKEIFQASPFFVRDNCVSIMNGTDEGISAWITINFLTGRLDDPQRRSVGMLDLGGGSTQITFLPRTKATLQTSPSGHTTSFQMFNHTYKLYSYSYLGLGLMSARLAILGGVEGKPLGEGEELISPCLPPGFKSEWQHAEIVYKIKGQKAGEPLYESCSNKVAKMLYKKVHRAGEVKDLDFYIFSYYYDCAAEAGLIDKEKGGSLTVSDFEIAAKYVCKTMEISPGNNPFLCMDLTYITFLLQELGFPKSQSFKLARKIDNVETSWALGATFHYIDSLNRLQY